In the genome of Treponema pedis, one region contains:
- a CDS encoding MFS transporter yields the protein MKKSNLFILLSSITTVSAAFGSGVLYAYILANSVSYVELGVLTSVMLILTIILEYPSGIIADYIGRKKTYALGAFFASLFYILPVLNTSFIILLIAMIFGAACDAFFSGSLEGWLQSSENSDKDKNSIPALIIKSRRITTALTIFVLLITGIITKRNFSYPIILLCSSAGFMAACLLAVFTGNDTKSELSTPSLLVKESFKEIFSKKAHWPVFVLLATAFSVFSIYCLFYQKRAENLGLGGSSLLYVKAIAALGLFLGALLTGRLKKVKNIKNAFIFIYVLMIISWILFIPASSILFIIAILCYNIAAGVVLPFYFSNILPMLNKEVVSSAISLLNALASVLAVFATMIGSCLLQYYSLKICLMFTIIILLFGFIVTFLTAPKKRILNNAPRFFGLHL from the coding sequence ATGAAAAAATCGAATTTATTTATTTTACTTTCAAGTATTACCACCGTTTCCGCCGCTTTCGGCAGCGGGGTCTTGTATGCATACATTTTGGCAAATAGTGTAAGTTATGTAGAACTTGGTGTTTTAACTTCCGTTATGCTGATATTAACAATAATTTTGGAATATCCTTCAGGTATTATTGCGGATTATATCGGACGAAAAAAAACGTATGCATTAGGAGCTTTTTTCGCTTCACTTTTTTATATTTTGCCGGTGTTAAATACTTCGTTTATTATTCTTCTTATTGCAATGATATTCGGTGCGGCTTGTGACGCTTTTTTTAGCGGTTCTTTGGAAGGCTGGCTGCAATCTTCTGAAAACAGCGATAAAGATAAAAACTCCATTCCTGCCTTAATTATAAAGTCAAGGCGCATAACTACGGCTCTTACAATTTTCGTCCTTTTAATTACCGGGATAATAACGAAAAGAAATTTTTCTTATCCTATAATTCTTTTATGTTCAAGTGCCGGTTTTATGGCGGCTTGTTTATTAGCTGTTTTTACCGGAAACGATACAAAGAGCGAATTATCAACCCCCTCTCTTCTTGTAAAAGAATCCTTTAAAGAAATTTTTTCAAAAAAAGCGCATTGGCCTGTTTTTGTCCTGCTTGCCACCGCATTTTCGGTATTTTCAATATATTGCTTATTCTATCAAAAAAGGGCGGAAAATTTGGGCTTAGGGGGAAGCAGTCTTTTATATGTAAAAGCCATTGCCGCTCTTGGCTTGTTTTTGGGAGCCTTGTTGACGGGAAGATTAAAAAAAGTAAAAAACATAAAAAATGCCTTTATTTTTATATACGTTTTAATGATTATTTCTTGGATATTATTTATACCCGCATCATCGATTCTTTTTATAATTGCAATACTGTGTTATAATATTGCAGCTGGTGTGGTGTTACCGTTTTATTTTTCAAATATTTTACCTATGTTGAATAAAGAAGTCGTTTCATCGGCAATTTCATTATTGAATGCTCTTGCTTCGGTTCTGGCCGTTTTTGCAACAATGATAGGAAGCTGTTTATTGCAATATTACTCTTTAAAAATATGTCTTATGTTTACGATTATCATTTTACTGTTCGGCTTTATCGTTACATTTTTGACCGCACCTAAAAAAAGGATATTAAATAATGCACCCCGATTTTTTGGTTTGCACTTGTAA
- a CDS encoding ATP-binding cassette domain-containing protein, giving the protein MFSMNIMFTIVSIIIIIVNVICLTFLLPLLEKYYEALLKLKSKSSGFLTASIYAIQEIKTNNKLDSFIEAYSETNKKTGKASVKEKAAGKASESLYKIGHELFTVFLILFYAFNLNKINFSTGDFAFFMGLSVSFSSFSYSIAQFLVSRKQLNVSLRRISDISDNYTQHSSVKLSLDFKNIEIKNLRIEYPASNFKIEKSLSINKGDYLLIKGAVASGKTSFIKAVLGLQEFTGGEIFIDNKKIDTLEEIFKAPFVMYVPSSPQIFNMSLKENLCMGIDKIESNNDILYSIEQAIKITSLERDVQNMSEKLETIVGNYSGGVSGGQAQRIGIARALCCNPKLLVLDDCFTAIDKIIANEIREKISQIPDLTVVEFVNTDVKAEFVKDIVF; this is encoded by the coding sequence ATGTTTTCTATGAATATTATGTTTACAATTGTTTCGATTATAATTATAATTGTAAATGTTATATGTTTGACTTTTTTGCTTCCTCTGTTGGAAAAATATTATGAAGCTCTTTTAAAACTGAAATCGAAATCGTCAGGATTTTTAACAGCCTCAATTTATGCGATTCAAGAGATAAAAACGAATAACAAGCTTGATTCTTTTATAGAGGCGTATTCGGAAACAAATAAAAAAACAGGTAAAGCTTCAGTAAAGGAAAAAGCCGCCGGTAAAGCGTCGGAAAGTCTTTATAAAATAGGCCATGAACTATTTACGGTATTTTTAATTTTATTTTATGCTTTTAATTTAAATAAGATAAATTTTTCAACGGGAGACTTTGCTTTTTTTATGGGTCTTTCCGTTTCATTTTCGTCTTTTTCATATTCCATTGCACAATTTTTAGTAAGCAGAAAACAACTCAATGTTTCATTAAGGCGTATATCGGATATATCCGATAACTACACGCAACACTCTTCTGTTAAATTATCCTTAGATTTTAAAAATATAGAAATAAAAAATCTAAGAATAGAATATCCTGCTTCCAATTTTAAAATTGAAAAATCTTTAAGCATAAATAAAGGCGATTACCTTTTGATTAAAGGAGCGGTTGCCTCAGGCAAAACTTCTTTTATAAAGGCTGTTTTAGGTCTTCAAGAATTTACGGGAGGTGAAATTTTTATAGACAACAAAAAAATTGATACATTAGAGGAAATATTTAAAGCGCCGTTTGTTATGTATGTACCTTCCTCTCCTCAAATTTTTAATATGTCTTTAAAAGAAAATTTATGTATGGGAATAGATAAAATAGAATCGAATAATGATATTCTATATTCGATTGAACAAGCGATAAAAATTACTTCTTTAGAGAGAGACGTTCAAAATATGAGCGAAAAGCTTGAAACAATAGTAGGCAATTATTCGGGCGGAGTTTCGGGAGGTCAAGCTCAAAGAATCGGGATTGCCAGGGCTTTATGTTGCAATCCTAAACTGCTTGTTTTAGATGATTGTTTTACTGCTATAGATAAGATTATTGCAAATGAAATACGTGAAAAAATTTCACAAATACCGGATTTGACTGTCGTTGAGTTTGTTAATACCGATGTAAAAGCCGAATTTGTGAAGGATATTGTATTCTAA
- a CDS encoding ABC transporter ATP-binding protein: MNNKQAFFYFLRFTKKHIILFISFAFCFFSCIGLTLYIPQVFQKFIDGIGLTVYGNKTIILLGLTYLIIVLAGELLQNLRDILSTIFSWKLTEKVRQDIFRNILNLDIEFYSQHSAGELTECIDGDSEALASSASRFLLDIAANILILLGVLLIIFLISVKLGLLFSFFSCISFFSMLKLSESGTYAVKEVRKTEEKITSLVTEAITGREELHILKAENKILQKLTSLYMELFKYKKSFRLRFIFTVELNNFILLLEKCGLIIFLFIFYKNNLISLGQSFMLYNYFMFLEWPIQTLAEKSTTFQGLSANISRISRLISERPKIGFGSKKMDSDTYSIEFKNVSFSYSSREKVLDSINFKIEAGQHCGLQGRTGSGKTTLIKLLLGLYVPSQGSILFNGIPIFDFSKEELMKGIGYVSQEITLFYASIRDNVRMFDKSISDEQINEALKKSGMYEKISALPGGLDYICEDGGANFSSGETQLLACARLFLKKSKIIILDEPTAKLDKEEQEKLSMAFAELIKNKTAILIAHRKETLQNMDCLILEKGKLESVKNLGGWYER, encoded by the coding sequence ATGAATAATAAGCAAGCATTTTTTTATTTTTTACGGTTTACAAAAAAACATATCATACTATTTATTTCCTTCGCTTTTTGTTTTTTTTCATGTATAGGATTAACCTTATATATTCCTCAAGTTTTTCAAAAATTTATTGATGGAATTGGACTTACCGTTTACGGAAATAAGACAATAATTTTATTAGGTCTTACATACCTCATTATAGTTTTGGCAGGAGAACTATTACAAAATTTGAGAGATATTCTAAGCACAATTTTTTCATGGAAATTAACGGAGAAAGTACGACAAGATATTTTTAGAAATATTTTAAATTTAGATATTGAGTTTTACTCACAGCATAGTGCAGGAGAATTAACCGAATGTATTGACGGAGATAGTGAGGCTCTGGCATCCTCAGCTTCCAGATTTTTACTTGATATAGCGGCAAATATTTTAATTCTTTTAGGAGTTCTGCTTATTATTTTTTTAATATCGGTAAAATTGGGTTTACTTTTTTCATTTTTTTCCTGCATAAGTTTTTTTAGTATGCTAAAACTTTCGGAAAGCGGTACTTATGCCGTAAAGGAGGTTAGAAAGACTGAAGAAAAAATAACTTCTCTTGTAACGGAGGCAATTACAGGAAGAGAAGAGCTTCATATACTTAAGGCGGAAAATAAAATATTACAAAAGTTGACCTCCTTGTATATGGAGCTTTTTAAATATAAAAAGTCTTTTAGATTAAGGTTTATTTTTACTGTTGAATTAAATAATTTTATTTTACTTTTAGAAAAATGCGGTTTAATTATTTTCCTTTTTATTTTTTATAAAAATAACTTAATAAGTCTGGGCCAAAGTTTTATGTTGTATAACTATTTTATGTTTTTGGAATGGCCTATTCAAACTCTTGCCGAAAAGTCCACAACTTTTCAAGGTTTAAGCGCCAACATAAGCCGTATTTCTCGTCTCATTAGCGAACGACCTAAAATCGGATTCGGAAGTAAAAAAATGGATAGCGATACATATTCAATTGAATTTAAAAATGTTTCATTTTCTTACAGTTCGCGTGAAAAAGTTTTAGATTCAATAAATTTTAAAATTGAAGCCGGACAGCATTGCGGTTTACAGGGGCGCACCGGCAGCGGTAAAACAACTTTAATAAAGCTTCTTTTAGGTTTATACGTTCCGTCTCAAGGCTCTATTTTATTTAATGGGATTCCAATATTTGACTTTAGTAAAGAAGAATTAATGAAAGGTATAGGCTACGTGAGTCAGGAAATAACTCTTTTTTATGCGAGTATTCGGGATAATGTCCGTATGTTTGATAAGTCTATAAGTGATGAGCAAATAAATGAGGCTTTGAAAAAATCGGGAATGTATGAAAAAATTTCTGCACTGCCGGGCGGTCTTGACTATATTTGCGAGGACGGCGGTGCTAATTTTTCTTCAGGAGAAACACAGCTTCTTGCTTGTGCAAGGCTTTTTTTAAAGAAAAGTAAAATAATAATCTTGGATGAGCCTACTGCAAAACTGGATAAAGAAGAACAAGAAAAATTGAGCATGGCTTTTGCTGAGCTGATAAAAAATAAAACCGCAATTTTAATTGCACATAGAAAGGAAACCTTACAAAATATGGATTGCCTCATTCTTGAAAAAGGAAAATTGGAAAGTGTTAAAAATCTAGGAGGCTGGTATGAAAGGTAA
- the rplQ gene encoding 50S ribosomal protein L17, with translation MKHKNGFNPLSRTTAHRRALHRNMVTSLFKYERITTTKQKAMEVRRTAEKLITRSKVDTFNNRRHAAKYLWDNDILKKLFTEIGPRMKDRNGGYTRILKIGFREGDAADVAILELVDYDFEKKEKDSKKKEDSKKAEPKKSVSEKKSGFKPSKPDSESKKGSDSVVDNKSNRRYNRVKGS, from the coding sequence ATGAAGCATAAAAACGGCTTTAATCCGCTCTCGCGTACAACCGCACATCGCCGTGCTTTGCACCGGAATATGGTTACATCGCTATTTAAATACGAGCGGATTACTACTACAAAACAAAAGGCGATGGAAGTACGCAGGACAGCGGAAAAATTGATAACCCGCTCAAAAGTTGATACCTTTAATAACCGCAGACATGCCGCTAAGTATCTTTGGGATAACGATATTCTGAAGAAGCTTTTTACGGAAATAGGCCCCAGAATGAAGGATAGAAACGGCGGTTATACCCGTATTTTAAAAATCGGTTTTAGGGAAGGCGATGCCGCAGATGTAGCGATATTGGAACTTGTAGACTACGACTTTGAAAAAAAGGAAAAAGATTCAAAGAAAAAAGAAGATTCCAAAAAGGCCGAACCTAAAAAATCCGTTTCCGAAAAAAAGAGCGGTTTTAAACCTTCAAAACCGGATTCGGAATCGAAAAAAGGTTCCGACAGCGTAGTCGATAATAAGTCAAATCGGAGGTACAACCGTGTCAAAGGCTCATAG
- a CDS encoding DNA-directed RNA polymerase subunit alpha has protein sequence MARKNLLKGFKKPKGLEFDRQESTESYGKFTASPFETGFGTTIGNCLRRILLSSIQGYAISAVLITSYDADGVPHTISSEFENIPNVSEDTLEILNKLKQIRLKLSNEAEQGEFHFEFKGPASISSKNFAVEGQLEVFGEPFHVMELMKGANISLDVQVDFSRGYVPAEVNEKYVDIVGTIPLDAIYGPVRKVSYAIEPCRVGQRNDYDKLILEIWTDSTVCPEDVLGEAAKIAKEHFSIFINFNEKDYRGDDEDDAEDNAIKKLLDTSINTLDFTVRAKNCLDMAGIKTLGELAQKTEDEISSMRNVGKMTMTEIHAKLAEYNLRLGMTDFSHLKNTIKASRHKEETDEA, from the coding sequence ATGGCCCGTAAAAATCTTTTAAAAGGATTTAAAAAGCCAAAAGGCTTGGAATTTGATCGCCAGGAATCAACCGAAAGCTATGGCAAGTTTACGGCATCCCCGTTCGAGACCGGTTTCGGAACCACGATTGGAAATTGTTTGAGGCGGATTCTTTTGTCCTCAATTCAGGGGTATGCCATATCGGCTGTGCTTATAACTTCGTATGATGCCGACGGTGTTCCTCATACGATTTCCAGCGAATTTGAAAATATTCCGAATGTCTCGGAGGATACGCTGGAAATTTTAAACAAATTAAAACAAATTCGATTAAAGCTCTCGAATGAAGCTGAACAGGGCGAATTTCATTTTGAATTTAAGGGGCCTGCGTCAATAAGCAGCAAGAACTTTGCCGTTGAAGGGCAGCTTGAAGTTTTCGGAGAGCCTTTCCATGTAATGGAATTAATGAAAGGCGCCAATATTTCACTTGATGTTCAAGTGGATTTTTCCCGAGGGTATGTACCTGCAGAAGTAAATGAAAAATATGTAGATATTGTCGGAACAATTCCGCTGGACGCAATTTACGGACCTGTCCGAAAGGTAAGTTATGCAATTGAGCCTTGCCGCGTAGGGCAGCGTAACGATTACGATAAACTGATTCTTGAAATTTGGACGGACAGCACGGTTTGCCCTGAAGATGTTTTAGGAGAAGCTGCAAAAATTGCAAAAGAGCATTTTTCCATATTCATCAATTTTAACGAAAAAGATTATCGCGGTGATGATGAAGATGACGCTGAAGATAATGCGATTAAAAAACTGTTGGACACTTCGATTAACACGCTTGATTTTACCGTAAGGGCGAAAAACTGCTTGGATATGGCGGGGATTAAAACCTTAGGAGAATTGGCGCAAAAAACCGAAGATGAAATCAGCAGTATGCGCAACGTCGGTAAAATGACAATGACGGAAATTCATGCTAAACTGGCTGAATACAATTTGCGTTTGGGTATGACTGATTTCAGTCATCTAAAAAATACGATTAAAGCATCAAGACATAAGGAAGAAACAGATGAAGCATAA
- the rpsK gene encoding 30S ribosomal protein S11 — protein sequence MEGSVKHGYSKKTKEKKSVYEGNVYIQATFNNTIITITDLKGNVLSWASSGGLGFAGAKKSTPFAAQTVAETAIQKCQPYGLHEVHVFVKGPGAGRESAIRTLGTMGLKVRSISDVTPIPHNGCRPKKTRRV from the coding sequence ATCGAGGGGAGCGTAAAACATGGCTACAGTAAAAAAACGAAAGAAAAAAAGAGCGTATATGAAGGCAATGTTTATATTCAAGCAACCTTTAATAACACGATTATTACGATAACCGATTTAAAAGGAAATGTTCTTTCTTGGGCATCTTCCGGAGGATTGGGTTTTGCAGGGGCTAAAAAATCTACACCCTTTGCAGCTCAAACCGTTGCGGAAACCGCAATTCAAAAATGCCAGCCTTACGGTTTGCATGAGGTTCATGTTTTCGTAAAGGGTCCGGGAGCCGGAAGAGAATCGGCTATCAGAACGCTTGGAACAATGGGATTAAAGGTTCGCTCCATAAGCGATGTAACTCCCATTCCGCATAACGGTTGCCGTCCCAAAAAGACGCGCCGAGTATAG
- the rpsM gene encoding 30S ribosomal protein S13, with product MARIAGVDLPNKHVNVSLTYIYGISTSSANKICEKTKINPMKKMNDLDEAELAAIRDVIDKEYKVEGRLRTEVALNIKRLQDIGCYRGQRHRKGLPVRGQRTRTNARTRKGKKKTVAGKKK from the coding sequence ATGGCTCGTATTGCGGGAGTTGACCTCCCAAATAAACATGTTAATGTTTCATTGACGTATATTTATGGAATTTCTACTTCATCGGCAAATAAGATTTGTGAAAAAACGAAAATTAATCCGATGAAAAAGATGAATGATTTAGATGAAGCCGAGTTGGCGGCAATCCGCGATGTTATCGACAAAGAATATAAGGTAGAAGGCCGATTAAGAACGGAAGTTGCCTTAAATATCAAGCGTCTTCAGGACATCGGGTGCTACCGCGGTCAAAGGCACAGAAAGGGTCTTCCCGTACGCGGACAGAGGACAAGGACTAATGCCAGAACACGCAAGGGTAAGAAAAAGACCGTTGCAGGAAAGAAGAAGTAA
- the rpmJ gene encoding 50S ribosomal protein L36: protein MKVRTSVKPICDKCKVIKRNGIVRIICTNPKHKQRQGC, encoded by the coding sequence ATGAAGGTTAGAACAAGTGTAAAACCTATTTGCGATAAGTGCAAGGTTATTAAACGTAACGGTATTGTACGGATTATTTGCACAAACCCGAAACACAAACAGAGACAAGGCTGTTAA
- the secY gene encoding preprotein translocase subunit SecY — translation MANNVFANMFKIKDLRSRIFFTIIVLAVFRLGSVLTIPGIDPNALKIYFTQGQGNAFADHMDFFVGGAFSNFSVFMLGVMPYISTQILMQLAMIIFPRLKKIAEEDGGRKKIQVWTRILTVGVAILQSTAVASWAGSIPGAVIISNHILQIFIAMVTVTTGTMITIWMGEQITARGIGNGISMLIFAGIVARLPQAIWELIKLVSSGNTDLNLVFVIIAFIMFVAIIALVVYEQQGQRKIPVHYAKRVIGRKMYGGQNTYIPFKINPSGVIPIIFASSFLTFPLMLSQTLGTKAAWIAGIARFLRSDGWGYNILYIVLIIFFAYFYTQVTLNPMEIAKQIRENGGSIPGIRTDKTEEYLQKILNRLVLPGSLYLAAIAVLPTIIQWAFSFPRGISTLMGGTSLLILVGVDLDTMSQIEALLKMHHHDGLLKKGKIRSRNL, via the coding sequence ATGGCTAATAATGTATTTGCGAATATGTTCAAAATAAAGGATTTACGAAGTCGTATTTTCTTTACGATCATAGTTTTAGCGGTTTTCCGTCTGGGCTCGGTACTTACCATCCCGGGTATCGACCCTAATGCCTTGAAAATTTACTTTACGCAAGGGCAGGGTAATGCCTTTGCGGACCACATGGACTTTTTCGTAGGCGGTGCATTTTCCAATTTTTCGGTATTTATGTTAGGCGTTATGCCTTATATTTCCACCCAAATTTTAATGCAGCTTGCGATGATAATTTTTCCGCGGCTTAAAAAAATTGCGGAAGAGGACGGCGGAAGAAAAAAAATTCAAGTTTGGACAAGGATTCTTACCGTCGGCGTTGCAATACTTCAGTCTACGGCGGTTGCAAGCTGGGCGGGAAGTATCCCCGGTGCGGTTATAATTTCCAACCATATTTTGCAAATATTTATTGCAATGGTAACCGTTACTACGGGAACTATGATAACAATCTGGATGGGCGAGCAAATTACGGCACGCGGTATAGGTAACGGTATTTCCATGCTTATTTTTGCCGGAATTGTAGCGCGTCTTCCTCAGGCTATTTGGGAGCTTATTAAATTGGTAAGTTCCGGCAACACCGATTTAAACCTTGTGTTCGTCATTATTGCCTTTATAATGTTTGTAGCTATTATAGCTTTGGTAGTTTATGAACAGCAGGGACAAAGAAAAATACCGGTGCATTATGCAAAACGGGTAATCGGAAGAAAGATGTACGGAGGTCAAAACACCTACATTCCTTTTAAGATTAACCCGTCGGGAGTTATTCCGATTATTTTTGCATCGTCTTTTTTGACGTTCCCGCTTATGCTTTCGCAGACGCTTGGAACGAAAGCGGCATGGATTGCAGGTATTGCGAGGTTTTTGCGTTCCGACGGTTGGGGGTATAATATCCTATATATTGTTTTGATAATTTTCTTTGCTTACTTTTATACACAAGTTACATTAAATCCGATGGAAATTGCAAAACAGATACGTGAAAACGGCGGGTCTATTCCCGGCATAAGAACCGATAAAACGGAAGAGTACTTACAGAAAATTTTAAACAGGCTGGTATTGCCTGGCTCGCTTTATTTGGCGGCTATTGCGGTTTTGCCTACTATAATTCAGTGGGCATTCAGTTTTCCGCGCGGTATTTCAACATTGATGGGCGGTACTTCACTGCTTATTTTGGTAGGTGTAGATTTGGATACAATGAGTCAAATTGAAGCATTGCTTAAAATGCACCACCATGACGGCTTGCTTAAAAAAGGCAAGATTAGATCTAGGAACCTATAG
- the rplO gene encoding 50S ribosomal protein L15 has translation MSEFNLTVPSGATHKKKIVGRGSSSGWGKTSGKGHKGQQARSGGKVYAGFEGGQMPLYRRVAKKGFSNYPFKKEFRIVNIEMLEARYNDGDTVNKETLVKKGLIKNASLLVKVLGVGEITKKLTVDVDKVSGSAKEKIEKAGGTIVQSEA, from the coding sequence ATGTCCGAATTTAATTTAACTGTTCCTTCGGGAGCAACACATAAAAAAAAGATTGTAGGACGCGGTTCGTCTTCAGGCTGGGGTAAAACCTCAGGTAAGGGACATAAGGGGCAGCAGGCCAGGTCAGGCGGAAAAGTTTATGCAGGCTTTGAAGGCGGACAAATGCCATTATACCGCCGCGTTGCAAAAAAAGGTTTTTCAAATTATCCGTTTAAAAAGGAATTCCGCATTGTAAATATAGAAATGCTGGAAGCCCGCTATAATGACGGCGATACGGTTAATAAGGAAACTTTGGTAAAAAAGGGTCTCATTAAAAACGCTTCTTTGCTTGTAAAAGTTTTGGGTGTAGGAGAAATAACGAAAAAATTAACCGTTGACGTCGATAAGGTTTCCGGCTCGGCGAAGGAAAAAATTGAAAAGGCAGGCGGAACAATAGTTCAGTCTGAAGCATAA
- the rpmD gene encoding 50S ribosomal protein L30: protein MAKRISVKLVKSTIGQRHHVRATVRSLGLKKLNSVMEHEANPAILGMVKTVSHIVEVKELN, encoded by the coding sequence ATGGCAAAGAGAATTAGCGTTAAATTGGTAAAAAGTACAATCGGGCAAAGACATCATGTCCGCGCAACGGTACGCTCTTTGGGTTTAAAAAAGCTTAATTCCGTAATGGAACATGAGGCTAATCCCGCTATTTTGGGTATGGTAAAAACCGTTTCCCATATAGTAGAGGTTAAGGAGTTAAACTAA
- the rpsE gene encoding 30S ribosomal protein S5: MSHQKESKRDNQHSEKEYVEKLVKLNRTAKVVKGGRRFSFSALTVVGDQKGRVGYGFGKANDVSDAIRKSIEKAKANMVTFPLKNGTIPHEVQGKFKGSCVLLRPACSGTGIIAGGTIRAIMEAAGATDLLSKSLGSSSAVNVVKATFDAAGLLMDGKKIAKSRGKTLADVWG, from the coding sequence ATGAGTCACCAAAAAGAATCAAAACGTGATAATCAACATTCCGAAAAAGAATATGTTGAAAAACTCGTTAAACTGAACAGAACGGCAAAGGTTGTAAAAGGCGGACGCAGATTCTCGTTTTCCGCCTTAACCGTTGTAGGCGACCAAAAAGGCCGTGTCGGTTACGGATTCGGTAAGGCTAACGATGTAAGCGATGCAATTCGAAAAAGTATCGAAAAAGCAAAGGCTAATATGGTAACCTTTCCGCTTAAAAACGGAACAATTCCGCATGAGGTTCAAGGAAAATTCAAGGGTTCGTGCGTTCTTTTGCGCCCGGCCTGTTCCGGTACCGGTATCATTGCAGGCGGTACTATCCGTGCAATAATGGAAGCGGCGGGAGCTACCGATTTGCTTTCCAAATCGCTCGGCTCAAGTTCTGCCGTAAATGTTGTAAAAGCGACTTTTGACGCTGCCGGTCTTTTAATGGACGGCAAAAAGATTGCTAAAAGCCGCGGAAAAACCCTTGCGGATGTATGGGGGTAA
- the rplR gene encoding 50S ribosomal protein L18 encodes MDKKRNDKDRKRFKRKVHIRKRIFGTAERPRMTVFRSNKRISVQVIDDVQGATLAAVSTMEQELRALKVNVESGAKVGEVIGNRLKEKNIDTVVFDRNGYLYHGVVKAVADGARKTGIKF; translated from the coding sequence ATGGACAAAAAACGTAATGATAAAGATAGAAAAAGATTTAAGCGTAAGGTTCACATCCGAAAAAGAATTTTCGGTACTGCCGAGCGTCCCCGCATGACGGTGTTCCGAAGCAATAAACGTATTTCGGTTCAGGTTATCGATGACGTGCAGGGAGCAACATTGGCTGCCGTTTCCACAATGGAACAGGAGCTTAGAGCGCTTAAAGTTAATGTTGAATCTGGGGCAAAGGTCGGCGAAGTAATCGGTAACCGCCTCAAGGAAAAAAATATTGATACTGTTGTTTTTGACAGGAACGGTTATTTATACCACGGTGTAGTAAAAGCCGTTGCCGACGGTGCAAGAAAAACAGGAATTAAGTTTTAG
- the rplF gene encoding 50S ribosomal protein L6 translates to MSRIGKLPVAIPAGVKVNVANGVFTVEGPKGKLSQKYHPDSVDIKVEGEEAIVTRKNDELQTRAYHGLYRSLLNNMVKGVSTGFSKTLVINGVGYKAEVQGKLLVMALGYSNDFAVLIPEGIEVKVDQLKVTVSGASKEAVGEFASQVRKLRGPEPYKGKGIRYEDEVIIRKVGKSGVK, encoded by the coding sequence ATGTCAAGAATTGGAAAACTGCCTGTTGCTATTCCTGCAGGTGTAAAGGTAAATGTTGCAAACGGTGTTTTTACCGTTGAAGGCCCTAAGGGTAAACTTTCACAAAAATATCACCCGGATTCGGTAGATATTAAAGTTGAAGGTGAAGAAGCTATAGTAACCCGAAAAAACGATGAGCTTCAAACAAGAGCTTATCACGGTTTGTACCGAAGCCTTTTAAACAATATGGTAAAGGGTGTAAGTACCGGCTTTTCTAAGACGCTTGTTATAAACGGCGTAGGTTATAAGGCTGAAGTACAGGGAAAACTGTTGGTGATGGCTTTAGGTTATTCAAACGACTTTGCCGTTCTTATTCCCGAAGGTATTGAAGTAAAAGTCGACCAGCTTAAAGTAACCGTTTCAGGTGCTTCTAAAGAAGCTGTAGGCGAATTTGCTTCACAGGTAAGAAAGCTCAGAGGTCCTGAACCGTATAAGGGTAAGGGAATCCGTTATGAAGATGAAGTTATCATCAGAAAAGTCGGTAAGTCCGGTGTAAAATAG
- the rpsH gene encoding 30S ribosomal protein S8 codes for MSVSDPIADMLTKIRNAASAGHESVDIPSSRVKWEIISILKSEGYIKNCKKLTQDGVNNIRVFLKYDDKEASVIHGIEKVSTPGRRVYSGYKSLPRVFNGYGTLIVSTSKGIITGKAAGESQVGGELICKVW; via the coding sequence ATGAGTGTTTCAGATCCGATAGCAGACATGCTCACAAAAATTAGAAATGCTGCTTCCGCCGGTCACGAATCGGTTGATATTCCATCTTCAAGAGTAAAATGGGAGATTATCAGTATTCTTAAATCGGAAGGGTATATTAAAAATTGTAAAAAATTAACCCAAGACGGTGTAAACAATATCCGTGTTTTCTTAAAATATGACGATAAAGAAGCGTCCGTAATTCACGGCATAGAAAAGGTTTCCACACCGGGACGCCGAGTATATTCAGGCTATAAGAGCTTACCGAGGGTTTTTAACGGCTACGGTACTCTTATTGTATCGACTTCAAAGGGTATAATTACCGGAAAAGCGGCTGGCGAAAGCCAAGTAGGCGGCGAGCTTATTTGTAAGGTTTGGTAG